The Lactobacillus sp. ESL0680 genome has a segment encoding these proteins:
- a CDS encoding response regulator transcription factor, which yields MKILVVDDDKEIVELLSIYLKNEGYTPVAAYSGKEAITRLTTTPDIALMILDVMMPNMSGIDVIKEVRKDSDIPIIIVSAKTGDMDKIQGLITGADDYVSKPFNPLEVMARVRSLLRRSQKQVKDEKPDVLEVGPLVINRDSHEVKTIDGKDIQLTALEFGILYLLASHPNRVFSADEIFERVWQQESIVSAKTVMVHVSHLRDKIQKATGGEDVIQTVWGVGYKVEA from the coding sequence ATGAAAATTTTGGTTGTTGATGATGATAAAGAAATCGTTGAGTTGTTGAGCATTTATCTTAAAAATGAGGGTTACACACCGGTTGCGGCATATAGCGGCAAGGAAGCAATTACGCGCCTGACGACTACACCAGATATTGCGCTAATGATTTTGGACGTGATGATGCCGAATATGAGTGGAATTGATGTCATTAAAGAAGTGCGCAAGGATTCAGATATTCCAATTATTATTGTTTCAGCTAAGACTGGTGATATGGACAAGATTCAAGGGCTAATCACTGGGGCTGACGATTATGTGTCTAAGCCATTTAACCCACTGGAAGTTATGGCGCGGGTACGCTCGCTCTTACGCCGCAGTCAAAAGCAGGTTAAGGATGAAAAGCCGGATGTTCTGGAAGTCGGACCGCTGGTGATTAACCGTGATTCACATGAAGTTAAGACAATTGATGGCAAGGACATTCAGTTGACTGCGTTAGAGTTTGGAATTTTGTATCTGTTAGCCAGTCATCCTAACCGGGTGTTCTCAGCTGATGAAATTTTTGAGCGTGTTTGGCAGCAGGAATCGATTGTTTCAGCTAAGACTGTTATGGTCCACGTGTCACACTTACGTGATAAAATTCAAAAAGCTACAGGCGGCGAGGATGTTATTCAGACAGTTTGGGGAGTTGGCTACAAGGTTGAGGCTTAA
- a CDS encoding HAMP domain-containing sensor histidine kinase, whose protein sequence is MKKERVKLTAAEKSELFAEGVITVVLLLLLNLSIIILVNLTILRDKNLINGIYFLKETITIYGGRHLWSWQHTFLLLMGAGDLLVLYWRLIRRYHQMQLRHVISELHYIAQGHFDHCISFKVKTDLQKVIDSINSLVDSTVTAINEEKAIEQSKDELISNVSHDIRTPLTSIIGYLGLLKTGVSDPADQQKYLDIAYTKAEQMKSLAHDLLEYTTLKSTTTKLNLSPLHIFSMLEQVAAGFEFEAQNKNIEFQIEVRPKDLTIQADPEKLVRVYNNLIANALKYGTGASQIKLIANLVNDNEVELRVENNGAKIPQASLKKIFERFYRVETSRNTQTGGTGLGLSITKSIVDLHHGKIRCESNDNWTSFIIQLPLDLKNGKTIG, encoded by the coding sequence ATGAAAAAAGAACGCGTCAAGTTAACAGCTGCAGAAAAGAGCGAACTGTTTGCTGAAGGCGTCATTACGGTTGTGTTGCTACTGTTACTTAACTTATCAATCATTATTTTGGTTAATCTGACCATTTTGCGTGATAAGAACCTGATTAATGGCATTTACTTCTTAAAGGAAACAATTACCATTTATGGCGGGCGGCATTTGTGGTCATGGCAGCATACCTTTTTGCTACTGATGGGTGCTGGAGATTTGCTAGTACTGTATTGGCGCCTAATTCGCCGCTACCACCAGATGCAATTGCGGCACGTAATTTCGGAATTACATTATATTGCCCAAGGGCACTTTGACCACTGCATTTCTTTTAAGGTTAAGACAGACCTGCAAAAGGTGATTGACTCAATCAATTCCTTGGTTGACAGTACGGTGACCGCAATTAATGAAGAAAAGGCAATCGAGCAGTCCAAAGATGAACTAATTAGTAATGTTTCGCATGATATTAGGACACCCTTGACGTCGATTATCGGTTATTTAGGCCTGCTAAAAACGGGAGTATCAGACCCAGCGGACCAGCAAAAATATTTGGATATTGCCTACACTAAGGCAGAACAGATGAAATCGCTGGCTCATGACTTACTTGAATACACAACGCTGAAGTCGACAACAACGAAACTGAATTTGTCGCCATTGCACATCTTTTCAATGTTGGAACAAGTGGCAGCGGGGTTTGAATTTGAAGCTCAGAACAAGAATATCGAGTTTCAAATTGAAGTTCGCCCCAAAGACCTGACAATTCAAGCTGATCCGGAAAAGTTGGTCCGGGTTTATAACAACTTGATTGCTAATGCGCTCAAGTACGGCACTGGTGCAAGTCAGATTAAGTTGATTGCTAATTTGGTAAATGATAATGAAGTCGAGCTCCGGGTAGAAAACAACGGGGCGAAGATTCCGCAGGCATCGCTGAAGAAAATTTTTGAGCGCTTCTACCGTGTGGAAACTTCACGCAATACGCAGACTGGTGGGACAGGCTTGGGCCTATCAATTACTAAGAGCATTGTTGATTTGCATCATGGTAAAATCCGCTGTGAATCCAACGACAATTGGACTAGCTTTATTATTCAATTACCACTGGACTTAAAGAATGGTAAAACAATCGGCTAG
- a CDS encoding UDP-N-acetylmuramoyl-L-alanyl-D-glutamate--2,6-diaminopimelate ligase → MSISLNTCILILKEHHLLKSSAVQDTVATKMEYVSYDSRDIKTNTLFFCKGAGFRPTYLSMAKDNGANCYVAEQPYPEGKGMHALIVRDVSKAMALLSAAFFRFPQDDLFVVAITGTKGKTTTAYFIKGMLDQVNGGKTALISSVNDVVGTNPEDTFKSSLTTPESLDLFRDMRRAVDNGMTHLVMEVSSQAYKKNRVFGLTYDLGFFLNISPDHIGPNEHPNFADYLHCKLQLMVNARKCIINAQSDHFDEIYAAATTTTDPDSIYLFADEKFTNPNLKAPIDFRFASKESDMAETRFQVLCATDKAKELKIAGDYQLKMLGDFNESNGTAAIIGAGLAGLDHDTAAKGISDVTVPGRMQTEVTKDHGIVVVDYAHNKASMMALMGFMQREFNNPKIIVVVGAPGDKGVSRRPGFSQSLNAYADKAFLTSDDPGFEDPKEIAEEINAGIDHDKVDVTIELDRNKAIHDAISMAHSGDVVLICGKGADGFQKVRGIDTPYPSDIVVAQQVIDNLEGQKEHFNK, encoded by the coding sequence ATGAGTATTTCTTTAAATACCTGTATTTTAATTTTAAAAGAACACCACTTGTTGAAATCAAGTGCTGTTCAAGATACGGTCGCGACCAAAATGGAGTATGTTTCCTATGATTCACGCGACATTAAGACCAACACCTTGTTTTTCTGCAAGGGTGCTGGCTTTCGACCGACTTACCTATCAATGGCTAAGGACAATGGGGCTAATTGTTACGTTGCCGAGCAGCCTTATCCGGAAGGCAAGGGGATGCACGCGTTAATCGTGCGCGATGTTTCTAAGGCAATGGCATTATTGTCAGCTGCCTTTTTCCGCTTTCCGCAAGATGACCTATTTGTTGTGGCCATCACGGGAACAAAGGGTAAGACGACGACAGCTTACTTTATTAAAGGGATGCTGGACCAGGTTAATGGCGGCAAGACCGCGCTGATTTCATCAGTTAATGATGTTGTCGGCACTAATCCAGAGGATACCTTCAAGTCAAGTTTGACAACGCCGGAGTCACTGGACTTATTCCGTGATATGCGCCGGGCTGTCGACAATGGCATGACACATTTGGTAATGGAAGTTTCCAGCCAAGCTTATAAAAAGAACCGGGTCTTTGGTTTAACTTATGATTTAGGCTTTTTCCTAAATATTTCACCGGATCATATTGGACCAAACGAGCACCCGAACTTTGCGGATTACCTGCACTGCAAGTTGCAGTTAATGGTTAATGCTCGTAAGTGTATTATTAATGCGCAAAGTGACCATTTTGACGAAATTTACGCTGCGGCAACTACGACAACAGATCCTGATAGTATTTATCTATTCGCGGATGAAAAATTTACTAATCCTAATCTAAAAGCACCAATCGACTTCCGTTTTGCTTCAAAAGAAAGCGATATGGCGGAAACACGCTTCCAAGTTTTGTGTGCTACCGATAAGGCCAAAGAGTTAAAGATTGCCGGAGATTATCAATTGAAGATGCTGGGTGACTTTAACGAGTCAAACGGCACAGCTGCAATTATTGGTGCTGGCCTAGCGGGCTTAGACCATGATACTGCTGCTAAAGGAATTAGCGACGTTACGGTTCCGGGTAGAATGCAAACAGAAGTGACCAAGGATCACGGGATTGTGGTTGTTGATTATGCCCATAATAAGGCATCAATGATGGCACTAATGGGCTTTATGCAGCGCGAGTTTAATAATCCAAAAATTATTGTCGTTGTCGGAGCTCCCGGTGATAAGGGCGTTTCACGCAGACCGGGCTTTAGTCAAAGTTTGAATGCATATGCTGACAAGGCCTTTTTGACATCAGATGATCCGGGCTTTGAAGATCCGAAGGAGATTGCGGAAGAGATTAATGCCGGAATCGATCATGATAAGGTTGATGTGACAATTGAACTTGACCGCAATAAGGCGATTCATGATGCGATAAGTATGGCTCATTCTGGTGATGTGGTGCTAATTTGCGGTAAGGGTGCTGATGGCTTCCAAAAGGTCCGCGGCATTGATACCCCATATCCATCAGATATTGTTGTTGCCCAACAGGTCATTGATAACTTGGAAGGTCAAAAAGAGCACTTTAATAAGTAA
- a CDS encoding amino acid racemase: MKHFFSIIGGMGTMATESFVRLLNHRVKITKDQDYLNYILVNDAQIPDRTAYIKDHTKPNCLVDLRADVLGQAKLGPDFFVMPCNTAHYFYDDLAKLTDIPFLHMMRIAVHQFIEQYPDEPKIGVIATEGSIYDHLYADEIQAVGREVELGGSEIQPLVTELIYSNIKEKGVVNRELYHHILQLMHDKYGCNVILLGCTELSLAQEKAPDHPYNVIDPQSIIADVAIELSLKIRAGMDPKEATKKYLY; encoded by the coding sequence ATGAAGCATTTTTTTAGTATTATTGGCGGTATGGGGACGATGGCTACTGAAAGTTTCGTTCGCTTGTTAAATCATCGGGTAAAAATTACCAAGGACCAGGATTATTTAAATTATATTTTGGTTAATGATGCGCAAATTCCGGACCGAACAGCGTATATTAAGGATCATACCAAACCCAATTGCTTGGTTGATTTGCGTGCTGATGTTTTGGGACAAGCAAAATTAGGACCGGATTTTTTCGTTATGCCATGTAATACCGCGCATTATTTTTATGATGACCTTGCGAAGCTGACGGACATACCCTTTTTGCACATGATGCGCATTGCTGTGCATCAGTTTATCGAGCAATATCCGGATGAACCTAAAATAGGGGTGATTGCCACCGAAGGTTCGATTTACGACCACTTGTACGCTGATGAGATTCAGGCAGTTGGGCGTGAAGTTGAGCTTGGTGGTTCAGAAATTCAGCCGCTGGTCACTGAACTGATATATTCTAATATCAAGGAAAAGGGTGTAGTCAATCGTGAGCTATACCATCATATTTTGCAATTAATGCATGATAAATATGGCTGCAATGTGATTTTACTTGGCTGTACTGAATTATCGCTAGCCCAGGAAAAAGCGCCAGATCACCCGTACAATGTGATTGATCCGCAGTCAATTATTGCCGATGTGGCGATTGAATTGTCGCTGAAGATCCGTGCAGGCATGGATCCCAAAGAAGCTACTAAAAAATATTTATATTAA
- the ribD gene encoding bifunctional diaminohydroxyphosphoribosylaminopyrimidine deaminase/5-amino-6-(5-phosphoribosylamino)uracil reductase RibD, with protein MQDTDYMQMAVDEALKAQGMTWTNPLVGAVLVKDGQVLATGYHHQYGKEHAEINTLSHLADPKLAKGATLYVTLEPCSHYGKQPPCCQKVVNAGIKRVVVGQVDPHQVVGGKGMRYLEERGLETEVIGGVEQLYDRYNFFYQKKRPFVTLKYAMSLDGKINEAGQKRTFLTGDKAQIDVQKLRCNRQAILIGANTLRIDDPQLTVRIKNLPIPPIRIVVTRDANQLDFNKQLFQLPGQIWLLSEQTLTKKLGENIECLTAEKWTPEKIVDLLGQREIQSLLVEGGSQIQAEFIAADLADEIIAYIAPQVLGGAGLPAAVGPALTKKLQYQLLDVHQLGQDVRICARRK; from the coding sequence GTGCAGGATACAGATTATATGCAAATGGCGGTCGATGAAGCATTAAAAGCGCAAGGAATGACGTGGACTAATCCGCTTGTTGGCGCGGTTCTGGTTAAAGATGGCCAAGTCTTAGCAACGGGCTATCACCACCAATATGGTAAAGAGCACGCAGAGATTAACACCTTGTCACATTTAGCTGATCCGAAATTGGCAAAGGGTGCGACCTTGTATGTAACGCTAGAGCCATGCAGTCATTACGGCAAGCAGCCGCCGTGCTGTCAAAAGGTCGTCAATGCAGGTATTAAGCGCGTGGTTGTTGGTCAAGTGGATCCGCATCAAGTTGTTGGCGGCAAGGGAATGAGATATTTAGAAGAGCGTGGCCTTGAAACTGAAGTAATCGGTGGCGTGGAGCAGCTTTATGACCGTTATAACTTTTTCTATCAAAAAAAGCGACCGTTTGTGACCCTCAAGTATGCAATGTCACTTGATGGCAAGATTAATGAAGCTGGGCAAAAGCGCACATTTTTGACAGGTGATAAGGCACAGATTGATGTGCAGAAGTTGCGCTGCAATCGACAGGCAATTTTAATTGGCGCCAACACCTTACGTATTGATGATCCACAGTTAACAGTTAGGATTAAAAATTTGCCAATTCCGCCAATCAGGATTGTCGTCACGCGGGATGCCAATCAACTTGATTTTAATAAGCAATTATTTCAATTGCCAGGACAGATTTGGCTTTTGAGTGAGCAGACGCTAACTAAAAAATTAGGCGAAAACATTGAATGTCTGACAGCTGAAAAGTGGACACCAGAAAAAATTGTGGACTTACTAGGACAACGTGAAATTCAGTCACTGCTAGTTGAGGGCGGCAGTCAAATTCAAGCCGAATTTATTGCCGCTGATTTAGCAGATGAAATTATTGCTTATATTGCGCCGCAAGTTTTGGGTGGTGCCGGCTTACCAGCAGCAGTGGGACCGGCTTTAACTAAAAAACTGCAGTATCAACTTCTTGATGTCCACCAATTAGGTCAAGATGTGCGCATTTGCGCAAGGAGAAAATAA
- the ribE gene encoding riboflavin synthase, which translates to MFTGIIQGTGKITRLDITEKHAKLGITSAKMAQKNLPLGASIAVNGICLTVTEWKNDEFTVDVMPETMKRTNIGKLTKGSLVNLEPSVSTNGTLDGHIVAGHVDTTAELIKRTETENSIELRFQVPHKYDPYIVEKGSIAIDGISLTVTMAENDVFGVSLIPFTIANTTLANCQVGDHVNIEVDMIGRYAVKQIQAWKKEF; encoded by the coding sequence ATGTTTACAGGAATAATTCAGGGTACAGGCAAAATTACGCGCTTAGATATTACAGAAAAGCATGCGAAGTTAGGGATTACTTCAGCGAAAATGGCACAAAAAAATCTGCCGCTCGGTGCAAGTATTGCGGTCAACGGTATTTGCTTAACGGTAACTGAATGGAAGAATGATGAGTTTACTGTTGATGTCATGCCAGAAACGATGAAGCGGACAAATATAGGTAAGTTAACCAAGGGCAGCTTAGTAAATTTGGAACCATCTGTTAGTACAAATGGCACGCTTGATGGTCATATTGTTGCTGGGCATGTTGATACAACTGCGGAATTAATTAAGCGCACTGAAACAGAAAATTCGATCGAATTGCGTTTTCAAGTGCCGCACAAGTATGATCCATATATTGTCGAGAAAGGTTCAATTGCAATTGATGGTATTAGTTTGACAGTCACAATGGCAGAAAATGATGTCTTTGGTGTTAGTCTAATCCCATTTACTATTGCGAATACTACTTTAGCCAATTGCCAAGTTGGCGATCACGTTAACATCGAAGTTGACATGATTGGCCGTTATGCAGTTAAGCAAATCCAGGCTTGGAAGAAAGAATTTTAG
- the ribA gene encoding GTP cyclohydrolase II, whose translation MKDELNEKMAKILDHLRNGGLVIVADSPQRESEGDMIGLAEKVTPQMVNTMITKARGLLCVPMSKEYADRLQLSPLETGSNDTFGTAFTMSVDSTETTTGISAFDRAKTIKKLADPDSQWDDFYHPGHVFPLVAKEGGVLERTGHTEAALDLARLAGVAPVGFICECIKKDGTMARRKDLKALAEGLGIPYLTIEELIEYRKRQENKDLAIESVTKVDFPTKYGHFQLEGFRDNKHPEKQPTLLISKGEVKAGEPLLLRLHSECLTGDVFGSKRCDCGAQLAEALTRIEENGSGAVLYLRQEGRGIGLENKLRAYKLQDEGMNTVEANQQLGLPVDARRYNVAGEILRQKGITEVKLMTNNPDKVEQLENFGVKVVERIPMEVGLTEENRQYLSTKKHEMNHILNEVD comes from the coding sequence ATGAAGGACGAATTAAACGAAAAAATGGCCAAAATTCTTGACCATCTGAGAAATGGCGGCTTGGTTATTGTGGCAGATTCACCGCAGCGTGAATCTGAAGGTGATATGATCGGTTTAGCAGAAAAGGTAACGCCGCAAATGGTTAACACGATGATTACCAAGGCACGCGGATTGTTATGTGTACCAATGAGTAAAGAATACGCTGACCGTTTGCAGTTAAGTCCACTTGAAACAGGTTCAAATGATACTTTTGGGACCGCCTTTACGATGAGTGTTGATTCAACTGAGACAACAACCGGTATTTCTGCTTTTGACCGGGCTAAGACGATTAAAAAATTGGCAGATCCCGATAGTCAATGGGACGACTTTTATCATCCCGGCCATGTTTTTCCATTAGTTGCTAAAGAAGGCGGCGTTTTGGAGCGGACAGGTCATACTGAAGCCGCACTGGACTTGGCACGTCTAGCTGGAGTTGCCCCAGTTGGCTTTATCTGTGAATGCATTAAAAAAGACGGTACAATGGCACGGCGTAAGGACTTGAAGGCACTAGCAGAAGGCTTAGGCATTCCTTACTTAACAATTGAAGAATTAATTGAATACCGTAAGCGGCAAGAGAATAAGGATTTGGCCATTGAATCTGTTACTAAAGTTGATTTTCCAACTAAATATGGTCATTTCCAACTTGAAGGTTTCAGAGATAATAAGCATCCGGAAAAGCAGCCAACACTATTGATTAGTAAGGGTGAAGTTAAAGCCGGCGAACCGCTTTTACTTCGGCTGCACAGTGAATGCTTAACTGGGGATGTTTTTGGTTCTAAGCGTTGCGATTGTGGTGCGCAATTAGCAGAAGCTTTGACTAGAATTGAAGAAAATGGTTCAGGTGCAGTCTTATACTTGCGTCAAGAAGGCCGCGGAATTGGTCTTGAAAACAAGCTACGTGCATATAAATTGCAGGATGAAGGCATGAACACGGTAGAAGCCAACCAGCAATTAGGCTTGCCAGTTGATGCAAGGCGCTATAATGTTGCCGGCGAAATTTTACGCCAAAAAGGCATCACAGAAGTTAAATTAATGACTAACAATCCAGATAAGGTTGAGCAGCTGGAAAACTTTGGTGTTAAGGTCGTTGAGCGCATTCCCATGGAAGTAGGCCTTACTGAAGAAAACAGACAATACTTGAGTACGAAAAAGCACGAAATGAATCATATTTTAAACGAGGTAGATTAA
- the ribH gene encoding 6,7-dimethyl-8-ribityllumazine synthase: MKEITGKLVAGQDKKIGIVVAKFNGVVTDRLLNGAIEQLEMSGVASDNIVVVHVPGAYEIARTVNCLAKSGKVDGIIALGAVIRGETDHYTYVCEGTASQLAASTANGSVPVMFGVLMTDTVAQATDRAGGKSGNKGAECATDILEVLSLEEQINNL, encoded by the coding sequence ATGAAAGAAATTACAGGAAAATTAGTGGCTGGACAAGATAAAAAGATCGGAATTGTCGTTGCCAAATTCAATGGTGTTGTAACTGATCGGCTGCTTAATGGTGCCATAGAGCAGTTAGAGATGTCGGGTGTAGCTAGTGACAATATTGTAGTTGTCCATGTCCCAGGCGCATATGAAATTGCGCGGACAGTTAACTGTTTAGCTAAAAGCGGTAAGGTTGATGGTATTATTGCTTTGGGAGCTGTTATTCGCGGTGAAACTGACCATTATACTTACGTTTGTGAAGGTACCGCATCACAATTAGCGGCATCAACTGCTAATGGCTCAGTGCCGGTAATGTTTGGCGTTTTGATGACCGATACTGTTGCTCAAGCAACTGATCGTGCTGGTGGTAAATCTGGTAATAAGGGTGCTGAATGTGCAACAGATATCTTAGAAGTGTTGAGTTTAGAAGAGCAGATTAATAATTTATAG
- a CDS encoding glycoside hydrolase family 2 TIM barrel-domain containing protein — protein MDTENIKPSLDWLQDPTIFGVNCCPAHATFDFYQNEQEMQDGKTQLIQSLDGNWKVNVANNLHTHPKYFYQNDFDDSTFALVKVPGQLELQGFNKPKYVNTQYPWDGHEQLFPPQIPTHFNPVAAYIKYFDLNSALINKEVHISFAGVQTAFYVWVNGHFIGYSEDSFTPSEFDITKYLKPVNNKLAVAVFKYSSASWLEDQDMIRLSGIFRSVELIAFPKTHITDFSALPSLSPDLQKGLLKIIPTMVNFDSSTSLQIILKDQVGNIISHDIYKKSRINDITLKIASPKLWSAENPYLYHLILKLKTSNTTSEIITTEIGFRRFETKDGIMYLNNQRIIFKGINRHEFDYRFGHSVTKEDMIYDIQFMKQHNINAVRTSHYPNQPLWYKLCDEYGIYLIDEVNLETHGSWLQIDDSGDKWNIPGDYPEWLPAVLDRDNSMFQRDKNHPAILIWSCGNESYAGKDLVKSVEWFHQHDSSRLVHYEGFFRAGFDQEYSDINTRMYLKPQEVAEYIEQHPKKPFIQCEYMHSMGNSTGGLKLYTALEDKYPEYQGGFIWDYLDQGLLSSQNGKKIISYGGDWDDRPSDYKFCGDGIVFANRVASPKAAEVKQDYANIQITIDSKGFSVQNRNLFVDTSNLNFVAKILKNGSTIWTKNFNIIVAPQAESEQELAWTKQIKLDQESEYTAEVSVQLKEKCLWANKNFEISFKQDNIQTYYPVPTPLTSNIKIITGSTNIGVLGNNFSVQFSKEQGGLTSYNFEGHEFISDIPQISFWRATTNNDQGCHAQHDLGQWLIAGEFQKLVNTKISTTKSAVSIVFTYQLALHPVIETRISYQIDSTGLLLVTAIYPGQTNLSIIPAFGIDIKVPKQYHNYTFYGLGPDENYNDRKEGTKLGIYSGTASKNFTPYLVPQEAGNHCETRWLKVTDDTGLGLQFSCIDTPFEQSVLPYSEYEIENAKHQFELPNPYCTRIRILKKQMGVGGDDSWGAPVHSQYQIPSENKMTLQFYLKGIDSK, from the coding sequence ATGGATACAGAAAACATTAAGCCAAGTTTAGATTGGCTACAAGATCCAACCATTTTTGGGGTTAATTGTTGCCCAGCACATGCAACCTTTGATTTTTATCAAAACGAGCAAGAAATGCAAGATGGTAAAACTCAGTTAATTCAAAGTTTAGATGGTAACTGGAAAGTAAATGTTGCCAATAACTTACATACACATCCAAAATATTTTTATCAAAATGATTTTGATGATTCGACTTTTGCTCTTGTTAAGGTTCCCGGTCAATTAGAATTACAAGGTTTTAATAAACCAAAATATGTTAATACGCAATATCCTTGGGACGGACACGAACAACTTTTTCCACCACAAATTCCTACTCATTTTAATCCAGTTGCCGCATATATTAAATATTTTGATTTAAATTCTGCTCTTATTAATAAAGAAGTTCATATTTCTTTTGCTGGTGTACAAACTGCTTTTTATGTTTGGGTAAATGGTCACTTTATTGGCTATAGTGAAGACTCATTTACTCCTAGTGAATTTGATATCACCAAATACTTAAAACCAGTCAATAATAAACTGGCAGTTGCCGTTTTTAAATATTCCAGTGCAAGTTGGCTTGAAGATCAAGACATGATCCGCTTATCAGGAATATTTAGAAGTGTTGAATTAATAGCTTTTCCTAAAACTCATATTACTGACTTTTCAGCTTTGCCATCATTATCTCCAGACTTACAAAAAGGTCTCTTAAAAATCATACCAACAATGGTTAATTTTGATTCTTCTACTAGTTTACAGATTATTTTAAAAGATCAGGTTGGAAATATCATTAGCCATGATATATACAAAAAATCAAGAATCAACGATATTACTCTAAAAATTGCTTCTCCAAAACTTTGGAGTGCAGAAAATCCATATCTTTATCACTTAATTCTTAAATTAAAAACTAGTAATACAACTTCAGAAATTATTACTACAGAAATTGGTTTTAGAAGATTTGAAACAAAAGATGGGATTATGTACCTCAATAATCAACGAATTATTTTTAAAGGTATTAATCGTCATGAATTTGACTATCGGTTTGGTCATAGTGTAACTAAAGAAGATATGATATATGACATCCAGTTTATGAAACAACACAATATTAATGCTGTTCGAACTTCTCATTATCCTAACCAACCATTGTGGTACAAACTATGCGATGAATACGGAATCTATTTAATTGATGAAGTTAATTTGGAAACACATGGTTCATGGCTACAAATTGACGATAGCGGGGATAAATGGAACATTCCAGGTGACTATCCTGAATGGCTTCCTGCAGTCTTAGATCGTGATAATTCAATGTTTCAGAGGGACAAAAATCATCCAGCAATTCTAATTTGGTCTTGTGGAAATGAATCTTATGCTGGTAAAGATCTAGTCAAAAGTGTGGAATGGTTCCACCAACACGATTCTTCACGCCTTGTTCATTATGAAGGATTTTTCAGAGCTGGATTTGATCAAGAATATTCAGATATAAATACAAGAATGTACCTAAAGCCCCAAGAAGTAGCTGAATATATTGAACAGCACCCTAAAAAGCCTTTTATCCAATGCGAATATATGCATTCTATGGGTAATTCAACCGGTGGTCTAAAATTATATACTGCTTTAGAAGACAAATATCCTGAATACCAAGGAGGTTTCATTTGGGATTATTTGGATCAAGGACTATTAAGCTCGCAAAATGGGAAAAAGATAATCTCATATGGTGGGGACTGGGATGATCGACCAAGCGACTATAAATTCTGTGGTGACGGAATTGTATTTGCTAATAGAGTTGCATCACCCAAAGCCGCTGAAGTTAAACAAGATTATGCAAATATTCAAATAACCATTGATTCAAAAGGATTTAGTGTTCAAAATCGTAATTTATTTGTTGATACTTCTAATTTAAATTTTGTTGCTAAAATACTTAAAAATGGATCTACTATTTGGACCAAAAATTTCAACATAATAGTTGCACCACAAGCTGAAAGTGAACAAGAACTAGCTTGGACAAAGCAAATTAAACTTGATCAAGAAAGCGAATATACAGCCGAAGTTTCTGTACAACTTAAAGAAAAATGTCTTTGGGCTAACAAAAATTTTGAAATTTCCTTTAAACAGGATAATATCCAAACTTATTATCCAGTTCCCACGCCCCTAACTTCTAATATCAAAATTATCACAGGCAGTACTAATATTGGCGTACTAGGAAACAACTTTAGTGTGCAATTTTCTAAAGAACAGGGTGGCCTAACATCTTATAATTTTGAAGGCCACGAATTTATCTCTGATATTCCACAAATATCTTTCTGGAGAGCTACAACAAATAATGATCAAGGCTGTCATGCACAGCATGATTTAGGCCAATGGCTCATCGCAGGAGAATTCCAAAAATTAGTTAATACTAAAATCTCTACTACTAAATCAGCCGTATCGATCGTATTTACTTATCAACTAGCATTACATCCGGTAATTGAAACTCGTATTTCTTATCAAATCGATAGTACGGGATTATTACTTGTTACTGCTATATATCCAGGTCAAACTAATTTATCCATAATTCCAGCTTTTGGTATTGATATTAAAGTGCCTAAGCAATATCACAACTATACGTTTTATGGTTTAGGGCCAGATGAAAATTATAATGACCGAAAAGAAGGAACTAAGTTAGGTATTTATAGCGGAACAGCATCCAAAAATTTCACTCCTTATCTTGTACCACAAGAAGCTGGAAATCATTGCGAAACACGTTGGCTAAAAGTGACTGACGATACAGGATTAGGACTGCAATTTTCTTGCATTGACACACCGTTTGAACAAAGTGTATTACCATATAGTGAATACGAAATTGAAAATGCTAAGCATCAGTTTGAATTACCCAATCCATACTGTACACGAATTAGAATTCTTAAAAAACAAATGGGTGTTGGTGGTGATGATTCTTGGGGTGCACCTGTTCATTCACAATATCAAATACCATCAGAAAATAAAATGACATTACAATTTTATTTAAAAGGAATTGATAGTAAATAA